The Naumovozyma dairenensis CBS 421 chromosome 2, complete genome genome segment GCCGTACAACAAAATCTCTTTTTGAGTGTGTCGCCCAAAAACACCCAGAACAGCCCGGACGGGGAAGGAGAAGGGGaagaaaaaaggaaaaggaaaaatttcttctaGGGGAGAAGCGTCATTACCTTCATCTCCATACTCCAAACCAAAAGCAAAAGCAAAAGCAAAAATCTCATCTCagctcatctcatctcatccCGTCACAAGCCTCTTCAAGTTGGACGGACAGCAACGAACTACTCCCACGTACTTTATGTAAACCAGGGAAAGGGAAGACGACATGAAGTTATTACatacattttttaatattatatatattagtTTTGTGAAGCCTCTAGCAAAAGAAGTAGATCAAACATTGCTTGTTCTACTCCCATATTCTGTCATCGAAGGAAAGaactgaaaaaataaaataaaataaaataacaCAAAACTACGTACCCTTATTCTTTGCCGTCTTCAAATAACGTTAACTTATAAAGTACGTACtaaattttaatatctGAAGCAAACACTGTCTACGTACATACGCCGGACTGTGTTTTCTACTGCGTCCTTTTTGAttgtctttttttttcgttCTGTTTTTTCTGTctaaaatttttttttccttaaatttttttaattgtaTGAAAATTTTAAGGATACTTTCTGCTtccttcaattttttaccCTTTTAAAGTGGGAAAACGgaaaacaagaaacaaTATAGAGAGCAAACGTGgaaaccaaaaaaataaaaaaaagggATATACATACATAGACTATCTAGTATTTACTATTTTCAGTTCAGCGCTTTTGCCACCGGCcttcattaatatattcactGGTCCATTAAAAAAGACGCTATTAACTGTCTTATACCATACTATATTACATATCATAACATCCCATATCTGCTAAATTTTAGCATCTCGGAGAACATCGTCCATTCACAAGGACAATATAGGAATAAAaacgaaaacaaaaacCAAAGATAAAATGCTGGATACCATCCTTCCTTCATATGTGCCGGCTGAGGTGGAAGATGGGGTCCCCGTCTTTAAACCGTCTTTCGAAGAATTTAAAGACTTCTATAAATACGTGGATTCAATAAAAAGTTATGGTATGCAATCAggtataataaaaataatacctCCAAATGAATGGCTAAAGGGACAAATAAATAGTTCAAACCCACCTGATCCATCTTTGCTTGCAAACATTAAGATCAAGTCTCCTATTCAACAAGAAATTAGCGGCAATCATGGTATCTTTTTGGCTCAAAAttatgaaaagaaaaagacTTATAATATGATTCAATGGAAAAGTTTATctaaaaattataaattacCTGATTATCCTCATCATTCACATTCATATTTATCCTCCATCTCCTCTGCCTCcactttttcttcttcttcaaacgttaaaaaggaagatgaagaaaagaaacacaaggaaaaggaaaaagaaaatcgAGAGCAAGTTGATACTTCCACTACTCCTCATGCTATCGCCAATTTTAAATTAGACgattttaagaaatttatacagaatgataattataatgaagataatttagatcaatttaatgataaggaaagattgaaattcttagaaaattattattggaaaaCATTAAATTTTACCCCAACATTATATGGCGCTGATACTCTTGGTTCCTTATTCCCTGAGAATTTAAACATTTGGAACGTCTCTAAATTACCAAACCTTTTAGATTACTTGGATAAGGATATACCAGGTGTCAACGATTCATTCTTATACGCAGGACTTTGGAAAGCTTCATTCCCATGGCATCTAGAAGATCAAGatctttattcaataaattatatacaTTTTGGCGCCCCAAAGCAATGGTATTCAATACCACAAGAAGATAATACAAAGTTTTATAAATTTATGAAAGAACAATTCCCAGACGAATCTAAAAGTTGTTCTGAATTTTTAAGACATAAAGTATTCATGGCTTCACCGAAAATATTAACAAATAATGGTATTAAAGTAAATAAGATTGTTCATTACCAACATGAATTTATGATCACTTTCCCATATGGATATCATTCAGGATTTAATTACGGTTACAACTTGGCAGAATCAGTAAATTTTGCATTGGAAGATTGGCTAGAGATTGGATCTCATTCGAAAAAATGTCTTTGCGTTAATGATTCTGTGGAAATTGACGTTGATAAGTTAGCTTCAAATTGGTATAGTTATAAAAAATCTGCCACTCCGATAACTATTAATAGTACCGCAACAAATACTAATACTGATACCCATTCCAGCAATACAAATCAAGTTTATCAATCAAATGatacaagaacaagaagttTTACggaattattaaatcataGTTCACAAGAACTACAAAATATCCAGAAGcaagatattaatagtattGATATGAATATTAATGATCCAATGAATGTTATcactattaataataataattcagtaagaaataataacaatatcatGCAAGATTCTCAGCACTCTTCACTCCGATCAACAAGTCCTAACTTAGGTCAATACTATAATCCCTTGAGACCGGGAAGTAGCAGAATATCATCTccatttttatcaaaaatgatggatctttcaaatattgtAGAACCTACATTGGAAGATCCGGCTTTAAAATTCAGGAAAAAGGTTCTGCgacaacagcaacagcaacagctGCTGCAAAAACAACAGCAGACGGATACGGCCCCGTCATCCTCGTCATCTTCTGCATTCCCACCACAATCTCAGCCACAATATAATCAAACATTAAGTAGTAATAACACCATAAATACTCAGAGTACCAACTTACCTCCAATATCGTTACCGCCTCTCAATACaccaaatacaaataatttatttgatgaaaatgaagataatatgATCGCATTAAGTTTAGCTAATATGGCAAATAGTAGGACTTCATCACCAAGATTAACTTTACAGACAATGGACCCCGCCAATGtgtcaataaataatggtaaCAGTatcagcaacaacaacaacaacaacaatactaACGACAATAACGGCAGTCATAATACCAATACTCTCATAGCTTCCATTCTCTCTCCTATCCCTTCATATTCAGACACAAAAAATGGGAACACTAACATAGGTCATTCAAATATACTTAACACTgacaataaaaatattagcCCTAGCAGTTCACTATATTCTTATCataattcaatattccCTCCACCTACctttaataacaatactaACACGATCAACagtaacaataatacattttccaatttgaatggatataataattataataccACTCACACCTTTTTgagtaataataataataataatattaataattctaaCCCAATCCCATTATCATTCCAATCACACATGGGGAACTCTTTCCAGCAacgacaacaacaacaacaaatgaatGGTCCTCCTCCAATGTCACCAAGAGCAAATATCGCATTCatgaaaagaatgaaaTCACCTAATATTGTAACATTAAACATTTCCAGGGAGACTTCAAAAAGTCCATTACTACCTAACCCAACTTTGCAAGCTAATGCAAACACAGATAACGATTTTAAGTCACCAttaaatattgatgatgataatagtactaataataatattttgtcCTATCTAGGTAAAGGTCaaacatcatcattaagTGAAATAGAACATAAAAACAATAAGCATAACAAGCGCGCTATACCGAAGGGGAAAGCTAAACCTAAAAATGgttataataatggtagAAGTACATCAGATTTGACGTCATTGAATCAACCAGCGACTAAGAGGCAAAaaagtaataacaataccTCAAGGATGACAACATTGACATCAtcacaaaggaaaaaaggTGAACGGGAATCTACTATCTCCCCTTCACCTTCTTCTCAAACGGAGGAACAAACCGGACAA includes the following:
- the RPH1 gene encoding Rph1p (similar to Saccharomyces cerevisiae GIS1 (YDR096W) and RPH1 (YER169W); ancestral locus Anc_8.234), yielding MLDTILPSYVPAEVEDGVPVFKPSFEEFKDFYKYVDSIKSYGMQSGIIKIIPPNEWLKGQINSSNPPDPSLLANIKIKSPIQQEISGNHGIFLAQNYEKKKTYNMIQWKSLSKNYKLPDYPHHSHSYLSSISSASTFSSSSNVKKEDEEKKHKEKEKENREQVDTSTTPHAIANFKLDDFKKFIQNDNYNEDNLDQFNDKERLKFLENYYWKTLNFTPTLYGADTLGSLFPENLNIWNVSKLPNLLDYLDKDIPGVNDSFLYAGLWKASFPWHLEDQDLYSINYIHFGAPKQWYSIPQEDNTKFYKFMKEQFPDESKSCSEFLRHKVFMASPKILTNNGIKVNKIVHYQHEFMITFPYGYHSGFNYGYNLAESVNFALEDWLEIGSHSKKCLCVNDSVEIDVDKLASNWYSYKKSATPITINSTATNTNTDTHSSNTNQVYQSNDTRTRSFTELLNHSSQELQNIQKQDINSIDMNINDPMNVITINNNNSVRNNNNIMQDSQHSSLRSTSPNLGQYYNPLRPGSSRISSPFLSKMMDLSNIVEPTLEDPALKFRKKVLRQQQQQQLLQKQQQTDTAPSSSSSSAFPPQSQPQYNQTLSSNNTINTQSTNLPPISLPPLNTPNTNNLFDENEDNMIALSLANMANSRTSSPRLTLQTMDPANVSINNGNSISNNNNNNNTNDNNGSHNTNTLIASILSPIPSYSDTKNGNTNIGHSNILNTDNKNISPSSSLYSYHNSIFPPPTFNNNTNTINSNNNTFSNLNGYNNYNTTHTFLSNNNNNNINNSNPIPLSFQSHMGNSFQQRQQQQQMNGPPPMSPRANIAFMKRMKSPNIVTLNISRETSKSPLLPNPTLQANANTDNDFKSPLNIDDDNSTNNNILSYLGKGQTSSLSEIEHKNNKHNKRAIPKGKAKPKNGYNNGRSTSDLTSLNQPATKRQKSNNNTSRMTTLTSSQRKKGERESTISPSPSSQTEEQTGQSQQPPKFTEDEIIMSENGKIYVCLECKRQFTSGHHLTRHKKSVHSGEKPHSCPKCGKKFKRRDHVLQHLNKKIPCVPDAYSNSTESQMRIQIQLQQQNSNPADNNNTNGDVLGTDRAVASVSEAATAINSSTDNNSNKSNNNNNDDDDDDKNKAPSKTDVNNEGKDISSSNIEPDIKRE